The following are from one region of the Phycisphaerae bacterium genome:
- a CDS encoding type II secretion system protein M, with the protein MNLTQRDKRALTLGAIGLAAIAGYLLIIEPALTSYDELRATHAANAAKVAKLLLDRQKSVYLSTKLDQWREKAGEFAPPDEYGRRMTVVGDGLVAAVQRGGLQLKHSTWSATRSWNEDPTLALAMLQIDGEAGWENVFKFIAELHRIPGVLSIESLDLSGDPKKGGNLTVRMTVSVLVKAAEKGPKRWPG; encoded by the coding sequence ATGAACCTCACCCAACGCGATAAACGGGCTTTAACCCTCGGCGCGATCGGGCTGGCCGCAATCGCCGGATATCTGCTGATCATCGAACCGGCGCTGACGTCGTACGACGAGCTCCGCGCGACACACGCCGCCAACGCGGCCAAGGTTGCCAAGCTCCTGCTCGACCGCCAAAAAAGCGTCTACCTTTCGACCAAGCTGGACCAGTGGCGGGAGAAAGCGGGCGAGTTCGCTCCGCCCGACGAGTACGGCCGGCGGATGACCGTGGTCGGCGACGGCTTGGTCGCGGCGGTCCAGAGGGGCGGCCTGCAGCTTAAGCACTCGACCTGGTCGGCCACGCGGTCGTGGAACGAAGACCCGACGCTGGCACTGGCCATGCTCCAGATCGACGGCGAAGCCGGGTGGGAGAACGTCTTTAAGTTCATCGCCGAACTGCACCGCATTCCCGGCGTGTTGAGCATCGAGAGCCTGGACCTGTCCGGCGATCCCAAGAAGGGAGGCAATCTGACCGTGCGTATGACCGTGTCCGTGTTGGTCAAAGCGGCGGAGAAGGGACCGAAACGATGGCCCGGCTGA